One window from the genome of Methyloradius palustris encodes:
- a CDS encoding CHASE2 domain-containing protein, which translates to MSWLAIAFCIVLMVGWLSAQTTLVQMNRLIQDFVIAMQGHALQDKVVIVAIDDTSIATLGRWPWRRALHAELLHRLHADQAKVVGLDILFTEPDKRYPIDDATLAAAIKQNSPVVLPLLVQSQNGFAIATQPLKDYAEAATAIGHVQLKVDSDGIVRSVSLQEQVDNISQPNFALSLLNAGGETIEQGSAINANTSGNLQHQAPTLIPYAGGAGYFPRISYLDVLQGNVPKGTFSGKYVIVGATAAGIGDQYATPTTNKDQLMPGVEILANITDALLRNTPLNSATALQNIGLNVCFVILALIGFALLEPLRALLLTVVLGILLVATTYLAGNAIGILFAPSAGILGLVFVYPLWSWHRLDAATRFLTDEYNALQNDTDSFYARTAQLGAKDFLDKRIAALDGATRQLRNLHRFISDSVNALPDATLICGVDGKVRIANSAAHRHFASLNLPDLVACDLHMLVKDVLSTENHLPIITQDMLYMPSHIEGEGRDGRGRDLLVKCVPCFNAEEQHIGWILSLVDVTQLWQAERDRDEAFRFITHDIRSPISSIISLLELQRLDKNEPASKSILVDHLLDKIEQQATNALDLTESFVTLSRAKSSQYQLVQLDLVDLLNEVVDDAWAQAKIRAITIKIIAFPEDAWVMADREMMKRSLINVLGNAIKFSPDSALVTCSISSVFRQANHEFWDIAITDEGLGIPLEKQDDLFQPFKRLHNTSHPEITGTGLGLAFAYAVVQRHGGEITVSNGATAGATFHIVLPRLMDLNI; encoded by the coding sequence ATGAGTTGGCTAGCTATCGCCTTTTGCATCGTTCTGATGGTTGGCTGGCTATCTGCGCAAACCACCTTGGTGCAGATGAACCGCCTGATTCAAGACTTTGTCATCGCAATGCAAGGCCATGCACTGCAAGATAAAGTTGTCATTGTAGCTATCGACGACACCAGTATTGCCACGCTTGGTAGATGGCCATGGCGGCGGGCCTTGCATGCCGAACTGTTGCATCGCTTGCATGCCGATCAGGCAAAAGTCGTGGGCCTGGATATACTTTTTACTGAGCCCGACAAGCGATATCCAATAGACGATGCCACACTCGCTGCTGCAATCAAACAAAACTCGCCAGTCGTGCTGCCACTCTTGGTTCAAAGCCAGAATGGCTTTGCCATAGCTACACAGCCACTCAAAGATTACGCCGAAGCTGCTACAGCAATCGGCCATGTCCAATTGAAAGTGGATAGCGATGGCATAGTACGTAGCGTTTCTCTGCAAGAACAAGTGGACAATATTTCCCAGCCTAATTTTGCACTCTCGCTATTAAACGCAGGCGGTGAGACCATCGAACAGGGCAGTGCTATCAATGCCAATACATCTGGCAATCTCCAACATCAAGCCCCCACGCTGATTCCTTATGCTGGTGGAGCGGGGTATTTTCCGCGTATATCTTACCTTGATGTGCTTCAGGGTAATGTGCCCAAGGGTACTTTTTCTGGCAAATATGTCATTGTTGGCGCAACCGCTGCAGGTATAGGCGACCAGTATGCAACGCCAACCACGAATAAAGATCAGTTAATGCCCGGTGTTGAAATCCTCGCCAACATTACCGATGCACTACTGCGCAACACGCCACTCAACTCAGCCACAGCCTTGCAGAATATAGGCTTGAATGTCTGTTTCGTCATACTCGCGTTGATTGGGTTTGCGCTACTAGAGCCACTGCGTGCTTTGTTATTGACGGTAGTGCTTGGTATTCTGCTTGTGGCGACTACGTACTTAGCTGGAAATGCGATTGGAATTCTATTTGCGCCATCTGCTGGCATTCTGGGTTTGGTGTTTGTGTATCCGCTTTGGAGTTGGCATCGTCTGGATGCGGCAACAAGATTTCTCACTGACGAATACAACGCACTGCAGAACGATACAGATAGTTTTTATGCACGCACTGCCCAATTGGGCGCTAAAGACTTTTTAGATAAGCGTATCGCCGCACTCGATGGGGCAACCAGGCAATTGCGCAATCTACACCGCTTTATCAGCGATAGTGTGAACGCCTTGCCAGATGCCACTTTGATTTGTGGTGTGGATGGCAAGGTGCGGATTGCAAACTCTGCTGCTCACCGCCATTTTGCATCATTGAATTTACCTGATTTAGTGGCTTGTGATCTGCATATGCTGGTGAAAGACGTACTTTCTACTGAAAATCACTTGCCTATTATCACGCAGGATATGCTGTATATGCCCAGCCATATTGAAGGCGAAGGCAGAGATGGCCGCGGTCGTGATTTACTGGTGAAATGCGTGCCCTGTTTTAATGCAGAAGAACAACATATCGGCTGGATACTAAGCTTGGTCGATGTCACTCAATTGTGGCAAGCCGAACGTGATCGCGACGAAGCTTTCCGCTTTATCACGCACGACATTCGCTCGCCAATCTCTTCAATCATCTCTTTGCTTGAATTGCAAAGGCTGGATAAAAATGAGCCTGCATCCAAGTCGATATTGGTAGATCACTTACTTGATAAGATTGAACAGCAAGCCACTAATGCACTTGATCTTACCGAGAGCTTTGTCACGTTATCGCGAGCCAAATCCAGCCAATACCAACTGGTGCAACTTGATTTGGTGGACTTGTTAAATGAGGTGGTCGATGACGCTTGGGCACAGGCAAAAATTCGCGCAATCACGATTAAGATTATTGCGTTTCCCGAAGATGCGTGGGTGATGGCGGATCGTGAAATGATGAAACGGTCGCTGATAAATGTGCTGGGTAACGCCATCAAATTTAGCCCAGATAGTGCGCTGGTGACCTGCAGTATTAGTAGTGTTTTCAGGCAAGCTAATCATGAATTTTGGGATATTGCCATTACTGACGAGGGGCTAGGTATTCCATTAGAAAAGCAGGATGATTTGTTTCAACCCTTTAAAAGGTTGCACAACACAAGCCACCCCGAAATCACAGGCACAGGCTTAGGCTTGGCTTTTGCCTATGCCGTAGTGCAGAGGCATGGTGGTGAAATAACCGTGAGCAATGGCGCAACTGCGGGTGCAACTTTTCATATTGTTTTGCCACGGTTGATGGACTTGAACATTTAA
- a CDS encoding DJ-1/PfpI family protein has translation MKTTQQDSIKNLNIAILASDGVDLDAIVAVRRALKDSGISSLIVGCNAGVVRSVQGVNIEVDSNLAEVNSINYDGVFIPGGIGIDHLCDDENTISFVRNAYKNGKLVASSEGGEKLVIKAAQSAKMPNGAFVGEGVISQSDNDTNFLKRFLAAITDMQSFNRPDKDFIAN, from the coding sequence ATGAAAACCACCCAGCAGGACAGCATCAAAAATTTAAATATTGCGATACTCGCGTCTGATGGCGTTGATTTGGATGCGATAGTGGCGGTGCGCAGAGCACTCAAGGATAGCGGCATTTCTAGCCTAATTGTAGGGTGTAATGCTGGTGTTGTGAGAAGCGTACAAGGCGTTAATATAGAAGTTGATAGCAACCTCGCCGAGGTAAACTCAATCAACTATGACGGAGTATTTATCCCTGGCGGCATCGGCATCGATCACCTGTGCGATGATGAAAATACCATATCGTTTGTGCGCAATGCCTATAAAAACGGCAAGCTCGTCGCCTCTTCGGAAGGCGGAGAGAAATTAGTGATTAAAGCGGCACAATCAGCAAAAATGCCCAACGGTGCGTTTGTTGGTGAAGGCGTGATTTCACAATCAGACAATGACACCAATTTCTTAAAACGATTTTTGGCTGCCATCACTGATATGCAATCATTCAATCGGCCTGATAAAGATTTTATTGCCAATTAA
- a CDS encoding Crp/Fnr family transcriptional regulator, which yields MSNRRSPDKNRFLAKLNTATYEQLLPDLELVAFIRDGDLYHHTGVIDYIYFPVTSIVAMVNVLQDGTSPEVAAIGNDGLIGTNLLLGVQSPTTKFIVQSAGFGYRIKADLIKKLFDSDIEFRDLTLRYVHLLMSQSIQIAACNRYHSIEQQLCRFLLSCLDRWNSNRISLTHQRVADLLGVRRASVSEASAKLADAAYIKYHRGCVTILDRKGLENEVCECYQVVKSETDTLLKE from the coding sequence TTGAGCAACCGCCGCAGCCCAGATAAAAACCGATTTCTTGCCAAATTAAATACTGCCACCTATGAGCAGCTTTTACCTGATCTGGAGTTGGTAGCTTTTATTCGCGACGGCGATTTATATCACCACACTGGCGTGATTGATTATATCTACTTCCCCGTCACCAGTATTGTTGCCATGGTCAATGTACTGCAAGACGGTACATCACCTGAAGTAGCTGCTATCGGCAATGACGGCTTGATAGGCACTAACCTGCTTTTGGGAGTGCAATCACCAACCACCAAGTTTATTGTGCAAAGCGCTGGGTTTGGCTACAGGATTAAAGCGGATTTGATCAAAAAACTTTTCGATAGCGATATTGAATTCAGAGACTTAACGCTACGTTATGTGCACCTGCTGATGAGCCAATCGATACAGATTGCAGCATGCAACCGTTATCACAGTATTGAACAACAACTATGTCGATTTTTATTGAGTTGCCTCGACCGCTGGAACTCTAATCGCATCAGCCTTACCCACCAGCGTGTGGCGGATTTACTGGGAGTCAGGCGTGCCAGCGTATCTGAAGCTTCCGCAAAATTAGCCGATGCGGCTTATATTAAATACCACCGTGGCTGTGTGACGATTCTTGACCGAAAAGGCCTAGAGAATGAGGTGTGTGAGTGTTACCAAGTGGTCAAATCTGAGACCGATACGCTGTTAAAAGAATAA
- the glgX gene encoding glycogen debranching protein GlgX: MRTIKEGSPYPRGASFDGKGTNFALFSDHASSVTLCLFNKDGSSETERIQLKECTNGVWHGYLDDIKPGQLYGYRVDGSWAPTEGQRFNQNKLLLDPYARKLSGAIKWDDSLYGYTISDAADADLTMDERDSASFMPKAIVIDPATLVKSKKPNIRWPKTIIYEAHVKGLTMQHPLIPHDIRGTFAALSDSALISHLQKIGITAIELLPIHAFSQDRHLLEKNLANYWGYNTLSFFAPEPDYMNSGELEEIAKTVDTLHQAGIEVILDVVYNHTCEGNHLGPTLSFKGIDNLSYYRELPGNPRYYDNLTGCGNALNTSHPKVLQMVMDSLRMWATVYGIDGFRFDLALTLGRNENGFSRDHALFHAMLQDPILTKCKLIAEPWDVGPGGFQLGSFPPGFSEWNGDYRDVTREFWTGKEGTLSKFANRFAASSDLFNEQHRRPWSSVNFITAHDGFTLHDLVSYNEKHNDANGEDSNDGANDNRSWNCGAEGETDSTEINALRSQQKRNFLATLFLSQGIPMLLAGDELNNSQSGNNNTYCQDNEIGWVNWDKADDSLIDFVGDLAALRKEHNAISRAEFLTGKLNEQGNSDVSWFNVNGEAMSDEQWNDPNNKAVVVKFVSKDKNECAVLVCINASHVEVEAKLPDDDQHKWKQLIDSTLSEADTTAQTAIKLAPRSLRIYESNTPT, encoded by the coding sequence ATGAGAACAATCAAAGAAGGATCACCTTACCCTAGAGGCGCTAGTTTTGATGGTAAGGGGACAAATTTTGCATTGTTTTCAGACCATGCAAGCAGCGTCACTTTGTGTCTTTTCAATAAAGATGGTAGCTCAGAGACCGAGCGTATACAGCTAAAAGAATGTACTAATGGCGTATGGCATGGCTATCTGGATGATATCAAGCCTGGCCAACTATATGGTTACCGTGTAGATGGCTCATGGGCACCCACAGAAGGTCAGCGATTCAATCAAAACAAGTTGCTGCTAGACCCATATGCCAGAAAGCTATCAGGCGCTATTAAATGGGATGATTCACTATACGGATATACCATTAGCGATGCTGCAGATGCTGATTTAACGATGGATGAGCGTGACAGCGCCAGCTTTATGCCCAAGGCCATCGTGATTGACCCAGCGACGCTAGTTAAAAGCAAAAAGCCTAATATACGCTGGCCAAAAACCATCATTTATGAGGCGCATGTCAAAGGCTTGACCATGCAGCATCCGCTGATCCCCCATGATATTCGTGGCACATTTGCAGCGCTTAGTGATTCAGCCCTTATCAGCCATCTGCAAAAAATCGGGATTACTGCGATTGAGTTGTTACCCATTCACGCCTTTAGCCAAGATCGCCACTTGCTTGAGAAAAATCTAGCCAACTACTGGGGCTATAACACACTCTCCTTTTTTGCCCCTGAACCTGACTATATGAACTCAGGCGAATTGGAAGAAATTGCAAAAACGGTAGATACACTCCACCAAGCGGGGATCGAAGTGATTTTGGATGTGGTCTATAACCATACCTGTGAGGGTAATCATCTAGGCCCTACTTTGTCATTCAAAGGCATTGATAACCTGAGCTACTACAGAGAGTTGCCAGGTAACCCAAGGTATTACGACAACCTGACGGGCTGTGGCAATGCCTTAAATACCAGCCACCCTAAAGTGCTGCAAATGGTGATGGATAGCTTACGCATGTGGGCAACCGTATATGGCATTGATGGCTTCAGGTTCGACTTGGCGCTCACGCTGGGGCGTAATGAAAATGGCTTCAGCAGAGATCACGCATTATTTCATGCCATGCTACAAGACCCGATACTCACCAAATGCAAACTCATTGCTGAACCTTGGGATGTGGGCCCAGGTGGTTTTCAACTTGGATCATTCCCGCCTGGATTTTCAGAGTGGAACGGTGATTACCGTGATGTCACACGAGAATTCTGGACGGGTAAAGAAGGCACATTGTCCAAATTTGCCAACCGCTTTGCTGCATCAAGCGATCTGTTTAATGAACAGCACCGCAGGCCTTGGTCTAGCGTTAACTTTATTACAGCGCATGATGGCTTCACCCTGCACGACCTGGTTTCATATAACGAAAAACACAACGATGCGAATGGTGAAGATAGCAATGATGGCGCTAACGATAACCGCAGCTGGAATTGTGGAGCCGAAGGTGAAACTGATTCAACCGAGATCAATGCCTTAAGAAGTCAGCAAAAACGCAATTTTCTTGCGACGCTATTTCTATCTCAAGGTATCCCCATGCTATTGGCGGGCGATGAGCTCAATAACTCGCAATCTGGCAATAACAACACTTATTGCCAAGATAACGAGATTGGCTGGGTGAATTGGGATAAAGCAGACGATAGCTTGATTGATTTTGTGGGTGACCTCGCTGCACTGCGCAAAGAACACAATGCAATATCCAGAGCCGAATTTCTCACAGGCAAGCTTAATGAACAAGGCAACTCAGATGTAAGCTGGTTTAATGTGAATGGCGAGGCAATGTCTGATGAGCAGTGGAACGACCCCAATAACAAGGCGGTGGTGGTCAAATTTGTGTCTAAAGATAAAAATGAATGTGCTGTGTTAGTCTGCATCAATGCATCTCACGTTGAAGTAGAAGCAAAATTACCTGATGATGATCAGCATAAGTGGAAGCAGTTAATTGACAGTACTTTGAGTGAGGCCGACACAACCGCTCAAACTGCCATTAAGCTAGCCCCTAGGTCGTTGCGTATTTACGAAAGCAATACGCCTACATAA
- a CDS encoding DUF1345 domain-containing protein → MLTSLPKRPRLLIALVAGIMIAMVLPHDWSLVTRILTGWNAGVWSYLALMGWLITKADHAQIQRISAQEDKGAIAVLAIMSLSAVFSLAAIGFELASVSNLATHERISHYILTIITVLSSWLLVGIIFTFHYAHTFYLSDKTKRAFMFPDKKSNPDYWDFLYLAFTIAAAAQTSDVSVMTSSARKAVTAQSILSFLFNAAVIGLLINIAAGIIGSH, encoded by the coding sequence ATGCTTACCTCGCTGCCCAAACGACCGCGCCTTCTGATCGCCCTTGTGGCAGGCATCATGATTGCGATGGTTTTACCGCACGACTGGAGTTTAGTCACCCGAATATTAACCGGGTGGAATGCAGGCGTTTGGTCTTATCTGGCGCTCATGGGTTGGTTAATCACCAAAGCAGACCATGCACAAATACAGCGAATCTCGGCGCAAGAAGATAAAGGCGCAATTGCGGTATTGGCCATCATGTCACTTTCGGCGGTATTCAGCCTGGCCGCCATCGGTTTTGAATTGGCTTCAGTAAGTAATCTTGCAACGCATGAACGTATTAGCCACTATATTTTGACGATCATTACTGTTCTAAGCTCTTGGTTGCTGGTGGGGATTATTTTTACGTTTCATTATGCGCATACGTTTTATCTGTCAGACAAAACAAAACGCGCATTCATGTTCCCTGATAAAAAATCCAACCCCGATTATTGGGATTTTCTCTATTTGGCGTTCACCATTGCAGCAGCCGCGCAAACCTCTGATGTCAGCGTGATGACAAGCTCAGCCCGTAAAGCAGTCACAGCGCAGTCCATCCTGAGCTTTCTCTTTAATGCGGCAGTGATTGGGCTTTTGATCAATATCGCAGCAGGCATCATTGGCAGTCATTAA
- a CDS encoding ABC transporter transmembrane domain-containing protein yields the protein MNSLTDLWPFLKPYRLRIFLAFILLCLGSATILVVPLAFRDLIDFGFGQQTNTGKGLLGSLSLNGHFVALFALAALWGLTVSARFYTVSWVGERVTADLRSAVYSRVLSQSPEFFETLQTGEVLSRLTGDTTLIQTVVGSSVSMGLRSLFQFLGGMVMLAVTSFYLFSLNLGLLVMVMLPIIAVGRKVKKLSKESQDKIADASALAGEILNAVPTVQSYTQERHEQKRFSDRAELSFLTAIRRTKVRSALTALIITAVMGAIIFVLWVGANEVRHGSMSGGQLASFVLYALLVAGGVGTMSEVWGDIMRAAGATERLLELLNAKPSIIVASNPELIPTPNNVSIEFKDVSFSYPSRLKSQALEHVNLEIKSGESIALVGPSGAGKTTFFQLILRFYDVTQGSILLNGVDLRQLSLQDFRRYIAIVSQDPVIFSANAIENIRYGRPEASDEEVLKAAKAAQVDEFISRLPNGYQTFLGERGTRLSGGQRQRIAIARAILKNAPLLLLDEATSALDAESELLVQEGLNAAIKDRTTIVIAHRLATVQKVDRIVVLEQGKIVETGTPADLLKQSGLYARLASLQFK from the coding sequence TTGAACTCATTGACTGATTTATGGCCGTTTCTGAAGCCTTACCGCCTCAGGATTTTTTTGGCTTTTATACTGCTGTGCTTAGGCTCAGCCACCATTCTGGTCGTCCCCCTAGCGTTCAGGGATTTAATTGATTTTGGTTTCGGCCAGCAAACCAACACTGGCAAAGGCTTACTAGGGTCATTGAGTTTGAACGGACATTTTGTTGCTCTGTTCGCCCTAGCTGCACTGTGGGGGCTGACTGTTTCAGCACGGTTTTATACCGTTTCATGGGTAGGTGAACGCGTCACCGCAGATTTACGTAGTGCTGTGTATTCAAGGGTGCTCTCGCAATCACCAGAATTCTTTGAGACTTTGCAAACGGGTGAAGTCTTATCACGACTCACTGGTGACACCACGCTCATTCAGACTGTAGTAGGTAGCTCCGTCTCAATGGGCTTGCGTAGCCTGTTTCAATTCCTGGGTGGAATGGTCATGTTGGCAGTCACCAGCTTCTATCTGTTCTCGCTGAATCTTGGTTTGCTAGTCATGGTGATGCTCCCGATTATTGCTGTCGGCAGAAAAGTTAAAAAACTCTCAAAAGAGTCACAAGACAAAATTGCCGATGCATCTGCATTGGCGGGTGAGATTCTAAATGCAGTGCCTACTGTGCAGTCTTACACGCAAGAGCGGCATGAACAGAAACGGTTTTCTGATCGTGCCGAATTAAGCTTTCTCACGGCTATTCGCCGCACCAAAGTACGCTCGGCTCTTACGGCACTGATTATTACTGCAGTCATGGGTGCCATCATCTTTGTACTGTGGGTTGGAGCAAATGAAGTGCGGCATGGCAGCATGTCAGGCGGGCAACTGGCTTCGTTTGTGCTCTATGCCTTATTGGTGGCAGGTGGCGTGGGCACCATGTCTGAAGTATGGGGCGACATCATGCGTGCGGCAGGCGCTACAGAGCGACTGCTTGAATTGCTAAATGCAAAGCCCTCCATCATTGTAGCTTCAAATCCAGAATTAATTCCCACCCCAAATAATGTGAGCATCGAGTTCAAGGATGTCAGCTTCAGCTATCCATCTCGCTTGAAATCGCAGGCGCTGGAGCATGTCAACCTAGAGATTAAATCGGGTGAGAGTATTGCCTTAGTCGGCCCTTCTGGCGCAGGGAAAACCACATTCTTTCAACTCATATTGCGATTTTACGATGTCACACAAGGTAGCATTTTGTTGAACGGCGTCGATCTGCGGCAACTTTCCCTACAAGATTTCCGCAGGTATATCGCCATCGTCTCGCAAGACCCAGTCATATTCTCGGCTAACGCTATTGAAAACATTCGCTATGGCAGGCCTGAAGCCAGTGATGAAGAAGTGTTAAAAGCGGCAAAAGCCGCTCAGGTAGATGAATTCATCAGCAGATTACCAAACGGCTATCAGACATTCTTAGGTGAGCGTGGCACTAGGCTCTCGGGCGGTCAACGCCAGCGGATTGCTATCGCGCGAGCCATCTTGAAGAATGCACCCCTACTTCTGCTTGATGAAGCAACTAGCGCGCTAGATGCAGAGTCCGAATTGCTAGTACAAGAAGGCCTGAATGCTGCAATCAAAGACCGTACGACAATTGTGATTGCCCACCGTCTGGCAACTGTACAAAAGGTAGATCGCATAGTCGTACTAGAACAAGGCAAAATCGTGGAAACAGGCACACCAGCCGATTTATTAAAACAAAGTGGACTTTACGCGCGGCTGGCGAGTTTGCAATTTAAATGA
- a CDS encoding YjfB family protein has product MSSTNLIPTNTQMVSQKFSNNSGYTPLNKAADSQARSALALISAIQNVQNLPSHLGQNINTTA; this is encoded by the coding sequence ATGAGTTCTACAAACTTAATACCCACAAATACGCAAATGGTCAGCCAGAAATTTAGCAATAATTCTGGCTACACACCATTGAATAAAGCTGCTGATTCGCAAGCTCGCTCAGCGCTTGCGTTGATTAGTGCGATTCAAAATGTGCAAAACCTGCCATCCCATCTCGGTCAGAACATCAATACAACCGCTTAG
- a CDS encoding PEP-CTERM sorting domain-containing protein: MLLNVNAAFADTIDLKETGSAYGYSTGHITPSPYGASTSAYVYVGGFQMTNLSPTSTDFASVGGSFVAWCVDPLHWLSSSAFTYNIGGTSDMLSAGGFSTSRVNSLQSLADNFYGSVNSTTSSAAFQVATWSILYGTESAGTYSFASGTFTATGLDSSVSSLASSYLSGLSTVAPHKYAISYLYDNSYTGAGGTTTQDLVTFTALPVPEPATGLMMLAGIGLIGFKVKRRTAA; encoded by the coding sequence ATGTTATTAAATGTTAATGCTGCGTTTGCAGATACGATTGACTTAAAAGAAACTGGTTCTGCGTATGGTTATAGCACGGGCCATATCACACCGAGCCCATATGGCGCATCAACCAGCGCTTATGTCTACGTGGGTGGGTTTCAGATGACCAACTTATCCCCAACCAGCACAGATTTCGCCAGCGTAGGCGGCTCATTCGTTGCATGGTGTGTAGATCCACTTCATTGGCTCAGCTCAAGTGCATTCACCTATAACATTGGCGGCACATCAGACATGCTATCAGCTGGTGGCTTTAGTACGTCTAGAGTAAATAGCCTTCAGAGTTTGGCTGACAATTTTTATGGTAGCGTCAATAGCACCACCAGCTCTGCTGCATTCCAAGTAGCTACATGGAGCATACTGTATGGCACCGAAAGTGCTGGGACTTACAGCTTTGCAAGTGGAACATTCACCGCTACTGGCCTAGACTCAAGTGTAAGCAGTCTTGCTAGCTCTTATTTGAGCGGCCTGAGTACTGTAGCCCCACATAAATATGCCATTAGCTATCTCTACGATAATAGCTACACAGGTGCTGGCGGCACGACGACTCAAGACCTCGTTACCTTTACCGCACTCCCTGTGCCAGAACCAGCAACTGGCCTGATGATGTTAGCTGGCATTGGTCTGATTGGATTCAAGGTAAAACGTCGTACAGCTGCATAA
- a CDS encoding pirin family protein yields the protein MLQVHKSNQRGAADHGWLQSNHTFSFGHYYNPEQMGFGPLVVINEDRVQPGKGFGTHGHEDMEIISYVLNGALEHKDSLGTGSVIRYGDVQRMSAGTGVRHSEFNHSQDDRVHFLQIWIEPNVKGIPPSYEEKHFEVASKTGKLRLIASPDGKDGSVLIHQDASIYASIMNGDDHLEYAMAEKRLGYVHVIRGTVEINGQKLSAGDALKLSDVTHIEFKNASDAEFLLFDLPY from the coding sequence ATGTTACAAGTACACAAAAGTAACCAACGCGGTGCTGCAGACCATGGCTGGCTGCAATCTAACCATACATTTTCATTTGGTCATTATTACAACCCTGAGCAAATGGGGTTTGGCCCATTAGTCGTGATCAATGAAGATCGCGTTCAACCTGGTAAAGGTTTCGGCACCCACGGCCATGAGGACATGGAAATTATTTCCTACGTCTTGAATGGTGCACTGGAACATAAAGACAGCCTGGGTACGGGCTCAGTTATTCGCTACGGTGATGTACAACGGATGAGCGCTGGCACTGGAGTTCGTCATAGTGAATTTAATCATTCACAGGATGATCGTGTGCACTTCCTACAAATTTGGATTGAGCCAAATGTAAAAGGCATACCACCCAGCTACGAAGAAAAGCATTTCGAAGTAGCTTCAAAAACTGGCAAGTTGAGACTGATTGCATCTCCAGATGGTAAAGATGGTTCGGTATTGATTCATCAAGATGCCAGCATTTATGCCTCAATCATGAATGGTGATGATCACCTTGAATATGCCATGGCAGAAAAACGCCTGGGATATGTGCATGTGATTCGTGGCACAGTGGAAATTAATGGTCAGAAATTGAGCGCTGGTGATGCATTAAAGCTAAGCGATGTAACGCATATCGAATTCAAGAACGCCAGCGATGCAGAATTCTTGTTATTTGATCTGCCTTACTAA
- a CDS encoding LysR substrate-binding domain-containing protein has translation MFKISLDGLLILDAIDRLGSFASAGNELHKVPSTISYSVAKLEQDLGVQLYERSGPKVELTIAGMELLSEGRYLLKAAVDLENRVRRVASGWETELTICMDSIFPLRSLTGDIQEFYKIADKTRLRIIKESLSGTWEALLDGRADILIGAAGEGPSGGGYNSAVIGFMEFVFAVSPGHPLAKIDKLLGKEDLHPYKAITVSDSVRKMAPRTIGLLFGQDTLAVPDMHTKLDYQIAGLGFGFLPKPFAIQALNQGLLVEKQVKEPRQPEAISLVWRTSESGQAAKWWIKQMKHPGIFEKMCVDIQ, from the coding sequence ATGTTTAAAATTAGCCTAGATGGATTATTGATTCTTGATGCAATCGACAGGCTTGGATCTTTTGCATCGGCAGGCAATGAATTACATAAAGTCCCATCGACGATTTCATATTCTGTCGCCAAGCTCGAGCAAGATTTAGGTGTTCAGCTATATGAGCGCTCAGGCCCAAAAGTTGAGTTGACCATAGCAGGTATGGAATTGCTGAGTGAAGGTCGATATCTTTTAAAAGCAGCAGTAGACCTAGAAAATAGAGTTCGGCGTGTTGCTTCCGGTTGGGAGACCGAACTTACCATTTGCATGGACTCAATTTTCCCGCTTCGATCTCTTACAGGTGATATCCAGGAGTTTTACAAAATTGCTGATAAAACAAGATTACGGATCATCAAGGAGTCGCTGTCTGGCACATGGGAAGCCTTGCTGGATGGGCGCGCGGACATCCTGATAGGCGCTGCTGGTGAAGGCCCATCTGGAGGCGGTTACAATTCTGCTGTTATTGGGTTCATGGAGTTCGTGTTTGCGGTCTCGCCTGGTCATCCCCTCGCAAAAATCGATAAGCTTTTAGGTAAAGAGGACTTGCATCCCTACAAAGCGATTACAGTAAGTGACTCAGTCAGAAAGATGGCACCAAGAACAATTGGATTGCTGTTTGGGCAAGATACGCTCGCGGTGCCTGACATGCACACAAAACTGGATTACCAGATTGCGGGGCTTGGCTTTGGTTTTCTGCCCAAGCCATTCGCAATACAGGCTTTAAATCAGGGTTTGCTTGTTGAGAAGCAGGTTAAAGAACCTCGCCAACCCGAGGCTATTTCTTTAGTTTGGAGGACGAGTGAATCGGGACAGGCCGCAAAATGGTGGATTAAGCAAATGAAGCACCCAGGAATATTTGAGAAAATGTGTGTGGATATTCAATAA